ATTTCTGGCTGATGGCGTCTGCAGATGCGATCTGAAGATGAAGGGTCCTACAATTTCATCGGTTCAGCATCTCCACTGCAAATCCAAAATAGTCATCGAAATGATCAGGAAACTCACAAATACAGAAAGAGCTTGACATCCCTGAGCGTCGCAACACCAGCAATTTCATGGTCATCGCCCTCTACTACATAAATCCGATGAACAGATATTGATGCCATGCTATCAATCACCGTTCCAATGGCAGGCATCAGGTGCACATGTTGCTGATGATGCTATTGTGTAGCCTAGGGCCTTCATGAAATCTATAACAGTTAGCTGCCTACATGCAATAACAAAATCATaagacaataaaaaaaattaaacataatTCCACAAGTGGAATAATAAGTGCAAAACTATATGGTGtccatatattatgaaaaaatcCCACTGCACAACTAAACTCCTGCttaaataaataagaacaaGGCAGCCCGccactatcattaaaaaaaaaaacttttcacTGATTATGATAGAAATAACCATAAATTTCATTAATGATAAGCTTGGCCAAATGTTTTGATTTCACGCCGGCGCCGACATGCAAGCATTTGGAATGTTTCTTCCTTGGAGTTTATAGTGATTTTGATCTTGAAATGCTTGTTTGTCTTTCCAGAAGTATAGACATCTATCATTCAACATTAGATCAGTTGCAAATTTTGATGCCTGAAATTGGAAAATATGTCAGGCTTGAGCAACAAGTACTGATGTCGCGCGCGCTCAAGCTACCAACAATTGCTGTCTGGGTCCCTCTCCAGCAGGAAGGCCACCTATATTATTGCCCTTCCTAAGCTTGAAGGCTTCTAGAATCAATCCATCACTACTGATGCTAATAGCTTGACAACCAATATCAGTGTAAAAATTCATCATCTTCTTGGAAAGTGCATTGACAGGATAAACATGGACAACTACATACCCTGCACCTTTTTTCAAGTACTTTCGCCACTTTGTGTGGGAAAAGAGATGATTTTCTATGATATGAAAAAGCAGAGGATTTCTTCTACACAGTATTATATTACAAAATGCAACAGTCAATTATGGAAATAATGATAGTTCATTACTGTGCAATTGCAGCTGCATAAATTGACCGGTATGCAATTTCAGCTGCATAAATTGACCGGTATCTCATGCATTAATATGAATCAGATACAAATTTCATTAGATTTGTTAAGTTTGTGCTTGCTTGGGTGCATCTCTAATACACAATTCAAACCCTCGATGAAGCTTCCACTTAAAGGTGCAAAATAATGAGCAATGGATTATAAGTTTTCAGATATTCGAGGAACATGAAGTAACCATAACCACTAAGACTTGAATTAAAATTAGCACAATTATAAATAAGTGATATGACAAGGCAGAAAATCATAATGAATCTTGATTTGTTCTTAGGTAGCCCTCTAGTTTGAGTGACTTCACTGAAATTCCCAAAACTAAACTGAGGCATTAGAATAGGCAATGACCAGCCCTGAATATGTACCAAAAGTTAATTTAATCTTCTTTCCCTGGACTTCTTTAGAATAGGATCAAATCATGGTTTTGACCTTAAAACTTTCTCGCGAATAAGGTCAATATAGAACTTTTTTTCATTGTTCCAAGAGGTCTGATTTGTTACTTACATGCTGATAGAAAAAAAATCCACTATCAACCACATCTAGGATTTTCTCAGGTATCTTTGTAGAATCTGGTTTTCAATCTTGTTATGCTTCTGAATACAAATTCAGGCAAATAATAGCCAAGAGAGATGCAGAAGTCTGACATCAGGGCTTTCAAGAAACCTAAGATCCTTTTTTCATTTGCCGGTTTTGATTATGCCAGTTTTCATTTGCTAACATACAATCAGCAAAGGAATGACTGTTCAAGATTACCAAAGAGAAACTGTCCCTGTTATTGCTGAGAACAAGAAAAAGAGGCTAACTTTGGTATAAGAAAAGGGAACTCCTTGCTGATGAATAAAAAGAAATGAGATTTTAATGACACCGGAAAAAGTTCAAGGTTCTTGTTTGGCAACTCTTAGGAGATATTGAATCATATAGCACGGAAAAAATACATAACATCTGAAGTGCTTACTGTTGTTGATTTGAAAGGTTCTTCTTGAAGGAGGATTTTGTAGAAATCTTCTCCCAATTAATCAACTGCCGTAGGAGCATCCTTCCAGATACCTTTCTCTGCAGCCATTCCACCAGCTACTGGTGCACCAACAGCAGCAATAATCAGCCCAGCAACCACAACTGGACCAGTTGCATTGGGACCGTTGCTTCCTGAGCACCAACAGcccctgctcccactcctgcagcTGTTGTTGATCCTTCTGAAAGAGTGATGACAGCAAGTTCCGCATTTTCTAACACCCAGAGAATGACTGCAGCATAACCAATAACTCCCAGATATCACTCCTCCAATCTATACGATCCCCTGCCTCTGGGTTTCTTACAGAAGCAGTCAATAAATTGTGTTCTGATAGATATTCCACAGCATCAATAACATGTCACCTTGAATCTCAATTACTGTATAAGAGGGGGAGAAAGATAACTGCAAGGCAAAATTGAAATTCCAAAGGTCAAATGCCACAATCTTCATTCTATAAGGCAAATGATAGCAATatgaacacacacacacaaaaacatGCGCACAAGCAAATGCACTAATGCATGCATGAAGGCACACATAAATATGCATGCACGTTCTCGAATATGCCCAAGTGGGCACACACACTCACCTGCTCAATGATAAAAACTCCTATAGGCAACATGAAACATAATGAATGTGTCAGTGACGAACAAGACTAATGGGAAAAGCATCAATTCCGAAGGCTAATGAGAAAAGCATGAATCTTGATGGCTAATATGTGAGAGTCTAGAAAACACGTATAGTAATGCATGGTGAGTAATAACCCTTGCCTCCTAGAACTTCAGGGAATGACGAAACCGGAATTTGTGTAAAAGCAGATGTCAATGATTCCTGCAAAGAAGATGGCAACTTCTTTGACTGGACAGTCTCCAAAGAAGCATCACAGTGTGGAATTCCTGATCTCATTTCAGCTTGCGGCATTTCAAAAAATGGTAAGATAAAGAGAGATATAGCTGCAAACGGGCACATTTCCATTATTCATGAGAAAATATCGCACAATGCATCACTATGACCAAACATATGAATTCGGATCTcatgctctggaagatataatAAGTTTCTAGATGTACATgaattttgttttactttttttcTAACTAGGTATGCATTCAAGCAGATAAATAAGACAAactgtgaaggatcaccaatacCAGTGCATAATTTACGGTGATACTATAGTTCCAAGTTCCTAAAATTCTGTGCTTTGTGCTACACCAACCACATTATCCCAATGTAAACATTCTTTATCTGAGAGAACCATCAAAACAGATATCATAAGATAAAAGTGCGACCATTTTAATTAACTAGAATAGTAAGATCTAATTCAGCAGATGCCACcgagatagatctaagataaAAATGCCCGATTCATGATAAATTGTATAATCCAGGCTGAAGTAGTCAAACGCTCCAATAGACTTGACCGTCGCTATAATCAACAAAACAAATCTGTCCTTCAACTCTGGACCGAGCATAAAAAATTCACTTAGACCTGTCTTGTAGCAATATCTCATTGCCCATAACAACATAATAGATTATTATGTTATGGAATAATCAACTCTTGTTTTGCCATttcggaaaaaaaagaaagaaaagaaactaaACGATCAATAAAGAAAAATCTGAATTCCATTTTGTACCGACCTCCTGAAGCATCGGCAAACCCTAGAAAGCAGGAATTCAAGAAACTAGTAAGAAGGCATTACATCAAACATATGACTCTCATAATTCAGATAGACTCCAGAAACGCCTCCGATAATTGAGTTCGCCGCCGCTGGCGAATACAATAATTCAGATATTTCGTCTCTAGGAGTTTCATTCAAGGGTACCAAACGATCGAAATTATACGACCAGAACCACGAAATTAGAGAAAAATTAAAGGAATAGGCCAACAAAACTTCTTGGAACGCAACCTCGAACCACATTTAAGACAACAAAAAGACAAATCACAATCTTACCTATTTAAGCAGAGAATTTCTCCAACCtttgtttactttttttttcgcTCTTCTTCTCGGATTTATGGTTTGACAGCTCTGCCATGgattcgaggaggaggaggaggtcgaGCTTGGCAGGGCTTTTCTTTTCCCCTTCCATGCCGCCACGGTACTGCTCTCAATCCCTGGCGTCCGCGCTGAGGGTAGAGGATGGGAGGAGCGACCGTGTACTCGTCACGTGCCATGCACGTGATAGTCCTTATAAAGTTGACATGAGACTACTCTCTTTGGAATTCTGATCTCAACGGCCATTATGAGGGGAGCTGGCCCGCTCCTGGTCCTGATGGTCTCCACGTGGAGTTTTACAAGCACTACTGGGACATTGTTGGACCTCAGGTCCAGATGGGCTCTACATGGGCTGTTGGTTGGGCTCtatgaggattttttttttcaatttaaaattatataaatatcctcacaaatctatatttttatttttatatccttataaaatactATATTTGCACAAATGTCCTTAATACAATggttcttctaacaccgttaataaaaactatatttagtaaaataaaattttgaaattactttctTTTTACACACTCATTAAGAGTAtgttagtcattttaatttgaaaccgttaaatTTTGAACGGCGTTAGAAAGCATGGGTACATatgtaaaaataagaataaaaaaaaagtagaataacaaaataagtgttttacgaCGATATACacgcaaatattaattttggaagagtatttatataaaatttaatatttaggagggtattcatgcaaaaaaattctCACTTTATTTTAGTGGCATGGGCAACTTTCTCCACACAGTGGGGGCACACTTATCTTGATTTAATCCATAAGAAATCTAACCGTCATACTGTTTATGACTATAGGTCAATCTCCTTGTGTAAAGTAGTTTACAAATTTTCAACAAAGATTTTGGGTGATGGATTCAATTCCCTTGTGCTCTTTGCAATGATGGGATATCCGCTCTCTTTTATTTAATCCTTCGTGGATTCTGTTTTGCCGTTCATTTCTGAGCGCGAAGGAATTGTTGGTAACAAGGATGGAATTTCTGCTGTATCTCTACTTGGACTCCGTTGCTCTTTTTGGCTGCATTTGGCAATGATGGATTTAGAAATTCTTACCCTGTGCCAATGTGCCATGATGATCCTTTAATCCTGGCTGATGAGCTTAATGCAGCCCTATCATGCATGGGATGTTACATACACTGATATTTTCTCTCCCTTAATTTAGAGGTTTCTATTTTCACTTCTATGGTTACTGTCTTTTTCATACACAAATCCTGTTTTATAGACTCCTttactccttttcttttttatccttttttttacaCTGATGTAAATACTTTCTGTTAATAAATTGGGTGTCCTATGGAGCTCGTAATATCTCCTTAGACTCCtttccatccaaaaaaaaaaaagaacaaaactagTGAAAGCATTGAGTCCCCAGCTTCAGCTGGTCCCAAGGATATAAGGTTCAAGCACTCCAGTAACATGTATACATGATTATTAAATGTTATCCGTTCTTCGGTTTAACTCTTCTCTTTCTCCATCATATTTTAACTCATAAATTCAAGAGTCTGGATCCTTTCCGGTTCAAACTTGATGTTTTGGAAACTATATACAACACTGTACCCAAAAAAACACTATGTATTACCGAACAACCAATATGCCTtgcaaaagtttcagattttcCTTGGAAGAAAATCATAGACTAAAATActccaaattaaaaaaaaaaaaaaaaaaaaatcttcagctAGTGCGATCCCTAGTATATCTCCCCTGGCGATGCAGAAGCACTCTTGAGTAAACTCAAGACTCTTGGGCTCCCCGGGATCCGACATGCGATGAAATGGCAGCTGCCAATGACGATCGAAACCTCGGGTCCGATACGATCGCTTTAGCGATCGTGTCCGTCAGGAAATGCTGGCCACCAGGAGTTGGGCTGGTAGCCCTGCGCAAATAGGATTGGAAGAAAGAGTCTGGAGTTTGCCTCCCAAGGTTTAGAGATCCAGTGTGGCTCTTGTTGCATGGCTGAGCTCCATAGCTTGAGGACCCATCACCCCAAGATGCTGGCACAGTGTTGGAAGCTGATGACGAGGAGTTCAGACTCGTCGAGGAATAACTTGAGCTGTCGATGATGTTTGAAGAGAAGTTGACATGGGGAGTCGATGATGGTGCAGTGAGGTCTATTGTGATGGTGGGGTGGTAAGGGGAGGAATAATGGATTGATGGGTTTGGTGGGTGCAAGCTAAAGCCGTGGAGGTTGGCAGTACTGGTGGTGGTAGAGGAGACTGGGGATCCGAAGGCTGGACCAGAAGTGGATGAACCAGAGATCGCCATGGATGCAGCGGCCAAGGTAGTAGAAGCCATGGCAGCGGCTGACATCGGAAGAGGATGGTTGTGTTCTCCTTCGTAGGTGGTAATCAATATGGACGTGTCTTCAGCACACCTCTGCACCTGAAATGAAACAATGCCGAAAAAAACATGACAAAATTTTTCTTATTAGAAGACtaatttgttattttatttttgccaCCATATATATTTCTTCTGCAAAACAGATGAGAAGACGACGCTGAATGATCTCTTTTATAATTACGTACGTAGTAAGCAAAGCATAAAACTAAATCACATCATTATGATGATTTAGGTAAGAATCTGGATCACGGAATGTTGAATATATTGTTTGTTGAAGGCGTGCACGAAACCAGCCGTGTCCCAAGGCGGACGATGATGTCAAGATCGAGATAGCAGTTTGCTGTTTACTATTTCCTCGGTAAACAGTCAAAATCAGATGCTTGTTTTTTGTTTGGTTCAATCCTTTcaacttcaatattaaatgaaaCTGTGCATTGTTTAAGTGCATTGTTGAATCATAACTGATGCAAGATGCTTGACTGAGTCTAGGTTTGTTGATTAAAGCTTTCATTCCATCAATACAAATATCTTTATAATTAAGATCGAAAATAACAATTTAAAAGGTAATGAGACTTCTGCAGGAAACGTAATAATCATCTGACATTTGCAAAATGATTGTTATTAGTAATCATCAAGCAGTTATATATATCTAGCCACAATCAAATCAAAGTTTCGTCCGAAGACTACTTTAGAGAAAAAAATTGGCTGAATCCAACCCAAGAAACCGACCAAACTATAAAGGAAGAGATGATACCTGCTTCTTTACCGGGCATGCTGGTGCAACAGTGCAACGGTAGTATGCTCGTGGGCATGGGTTGCCTTTTGCGGTCTTCTGCCCATATTTCCTCCATTGGCATCCATCATTCATCTGGAGATAGATGTATATATCAATCagtaatccaaaattaataagaATTCGATGATAAAGAGGATTTAATTTATAGAAAAAGCATGAGCATTTCCCATCGATGAAAATGATATGATGCAAACACTACatctatgcatgcatatatacaaaatatgtgtaacaactcaggacctcatatAAAAaagctagccgaaaggtattttttgggttccttgatcccgtacaagtacccaaaatcttttCGGCGAATAACCGGTATGGGATTAAACACACGtctgcacggatcctcacagacTCCTtctgttcaagccctgacgtcctcctTTAGCCAGTGTCCATTAGTCCACATAGGCTACGAGCCGAGttcgctctaataccatttgtaacaactcagaaccTCACCAAAAAAGGCTAGTCGAAAaacattatttgggtttcttgatcttgtataagtacctaaggtgaataactgatgtgggactaaatatacgCCTGCACGGGCCATTACAATACGCATGCATGCAGATCAAGTGCAACGTTGGGAACATAAGGGAGTTATACGTACTGTAGGGGCATGGCATCTTGCACGCACAGAAACCCTCGCTCTCTTAACAGGGGGTTGTGGTAACACTACATCTTCACCATTTCTTGAACTCTCTATCGTCTTATTCGGTGGCCATGGCTCCCCAGTATCTTCTTCCTGGGGCTCCTCGAAGCTGCCGTCCGGGTTCAAATTGGACGGAGGCTCACTTCGGCTGCTGCTAGAACCGTCAATTTTATAGTGTAATCCAAGGGTGAGGCcttcatttgtttttcttttttcctcttcttttctgctTCTACCTGCGCTTGCTCCAAGGCTGAGTGAGACAAGTTCAGGTTCTTCAACATCTTCAAGTGTGCTAGAAGTCTCGGCTGGTTTCTTTGGATGTTCTTTTTGAACAATGTCAAGGAAGTGCATTTGGAGGGATTGGTAATCCTTCGCCATTTGCGCTAAGAATGCCTTCAGCCTTTCATTCTCTTCTCTTGCCTCGCCCATTTCTGCATTAATGGATTCGAGCTGGTTGTCCTATAAAGCCACAATGGGAGATGAGAATGAGCAATTTtccatccatatatatatatatacctcgtTTGCGAGCCCATACACTACAATTGGATGACACTAGTACAGAGGAATAAAGTTAAgcagaaaaattatatattaagcCAGGTCAAGAATATGGGAATAAAAAACTTGAAGAAGGTTTATTCTGCaacatttttttctatttctattGGCCTTTCCTGTTGAGGTATCTGGAAATGTATGCTCACCTGACTGTTTGTATTTGAGTTGTCGTGCTTGCAAGAAGATGGTCTCGGGCTCATGTCCATGAATGATCTTTTACTTCTAATCACGGTGGAGACCTGAATTCAGTTGAGACTGTCTtgactcttttctttttcataattCAAGAAATAATTCTTGTTTTCCATGTAACATGTGCACCATAAATTAACGCTAACTATGCTAGAGGGATCCGTGTTAATTGTAAATGTGAACTAAACCAATATGAATGCACAATTTGAGTTTCTCAATTTAAGCCTAATATGTACATAACGCAGTTTCTTATGTATTACGCTATAAGCAATTCAAGCATGAATAATTAGCTAGGTTCGATCTATTTGTTTAGCTAAGAACCcatatatttaataattatcGAGCATACAAGAAGATACTTTTTTCCTACAAGAAGATAGCTATTATATTTACATGAGCATGCTCTTAAACATCAAATAACGTAtgtaactatatatatatatatatattagtattttaaaatataatattatgttatattttattttgatcatATTTTTCGAGTATGGCTCTGTTGATATTCGAGTCAAGTCGATCTTAagtgtttctttttttattgattcGTGTTCAAACTTAGATATTAAGGCTCGATCAATCTCAAATTGAATTTTGAGCTCGCGTATTTTGAATCGAGTCAAGCTCGAGCGCCTGGCTACTTGACTCGGCTCAGTTCGATTGCACTTTAATATTTGGTTGTACATTATTTGAATATTGGAAATTGGAAGATAGGTGAATGCTATGTAtggtatatttattttatgttaaaATTTATAGCTTCGTACCTGTTTGTTATTGCTTAAATCTCTTTGGCTTGGAGATGATGACCTTGAAGAATCCCTATCACAGACTGGCATTTCACTTCCAAACTGCAAAATCACAAATTTGTTAGCAAGGAATATTATCAAAAGAATATTaggatttcttcttcttcttcttcttttgagcaAGTAATTAGAGATCTTGATTGATTTTTCAGAATTATTCTAGATATATAGCATGATAATTCTTCCACAGTAGGCCAattctcaatttctttcaaggcTGCTTTTAttgaaacatgaaaaaaaatccCCTTTTTGTCAAGATTACTGACTGCACGCTCATAGTCTTTGGTAATATAACTGCTCATGGGTGCCATGATTTTCacgatggaatgatcaatttcACTTCACCGAAACATGAAAATATCAAATACATGGACCTTTTCATCAAATGAGAACTATAGGTGCAGCAATTGAAGAGAAAACTTCTAACTCCTAGCATGCATCTAACCATTAATTCCTTCGAAAATTCAAAAGGAGTTGACCAATCTtttatttaaaaacaaaaaagaaggaaaattcAGATGGAGAATTAAATCATAATACAAAGGCCAAGAGATTAGAAGAAGAAGCAGCACCTTTCCAATCTCTCCACTCTCTTCATCCCCAACACACTTGACCTTCGTGTCCTCTTCGGCAACAAAATTTCTCTCAAGCATCACTTCCATTGAAGGCAAACCAAGGTCGCCCTTCCTAATTCCCTCCTCCTTGATGAAACTTCTCCTTCTCTACCTTTTGTCCTTGCAATCCACCCCCTTATATAGAGAAGCCTCCTGACTTTGACCGGCATTAAGAATTGAAATCCAAGTGCTTATCTCTTTTAGGTCGGAAACATGAAAAGGTCAACATCCCAGGTGCAAtgcaagaagcaaaagaaaacggggGTTTTCAACGAGTGAGACTTGTCAACCAGTGAGACATGTCGTTGGTTTGCGTCGTGGGAGCGCGGGTCGCCGTACTCCCCGCTCCCCTCCTCTGACCTGTCTCCGTGGCCTCCTAATTATTTTATGTCACGTGCGTTGGTTTCCGGTCAACGCTAACCCAACCATGTCCTCAGGTTCCTGCAAATAGGCGCCGTTTTCCCCAATAGGATAATTCATAAGAGTTTTCTTttgtgaaaataaaaaaaggtcgGAGATGGTGAATTCGTCACCAATTCATTTCGGATATATAATtcataaattatatatgtccaaTATTTGTGCATAATCTCTATGATTTCTTATAGGTTTAGAGCCCCTCCCCGCTTAggatgggaaaaaaaaaaaaaaactctcttaaGCTACTTCATAGTTTCCTTAATTAcgaaaaaaaattgtttgatgGTCTGAACAATAGTCATAATAATATTGTAGTTGCAGGCCTTACATTGTATATTTATATAGTTAAAAAATCACCATCATACAGCCAGTTAGCTACTATTTCATTATAATGGCTATCATACGTGTAATAGTGTCTCATATTTGACTTTCAACAGATTATAGAAAAAGTAATTTCTGCTATCGTTTTTTACAATTTTAGAGAGCTATTATCATATTGAGGAGTTATTTTTGTCGAAAAACAACATGTTGTTATTGCTTTCCGATTCGTGTTGAGGAGTTAGTCAATACATGTAAGAAAGAAGCTCTTACCTAACTACTGATCACTAATTAAAttggaaaaataaatttatgaccAAGAAGTTTCAAAGGGAAAGAAAGAGTCATGAGTAAATCCACATTGACATCCTCTCTTCAAAATtcctttatattttcttttgcatCATGTGTGACACCAAGGGATTTGGACATTTTTCTCGGGGGGCGAGGGAAATCGTCTTAATTGCAGAACTGTAGAAATTATATAAATTTGCATAtctattgctaaaaaaaaaaaaatctgcatatCAAATGCTTCAAGCCTCTAAAGGGTCTTGCCCTCGTTCTTTTTATTCTCCttatcttttccttctcttatcAGAGGTTTGCTTTGGAAGTATTGGGTACATGACATGCATTTGAGTCTTTTAATTGCATGGACCCACAAATTATGTTGATAGAATGATATGGACTGTCCCTTTTATTTGTTCTGTTCTTCATATGACTTTGGAATGAAGTATAAAGACATGCCAATTTGAATGATGGGCCAACAAACAAATGATCTGGACTGGTAGTCTGGCAAATTGCAATCAGCTCTGGTGTTATAGAATAATTGAGGTTAATTTACACAAAACTGGTCTGGTAGGTccaaaaagaaacaaatttaaCATATATAATCAGAAAGCGTTTACTTGGTTGCATTTATTGTTATGTAACATAACTTTTCATGTTAGTGATCCAATTGACTTTTAGGCATGACATGAATTTCTGGTTGGCGACACAAATGAAGAATCTTGACTTAGGACATGTACTTACACATCTTAATGGCAGGCTACAACAGAATTTTAACTGATTTGTGTATGTGGAGAAGTCATGactaatttcaaatgaaaacaACCACTAATCTAGATTGAGAGCTCCAACTAAAAGgttttaaaaactcactaattATGTATATCATTAAATGATAAACTAAGATCAGTTTATTACTTGATTTGATGTCAGATAATAGTTATATGTGACTTGAATGAATGTACATCTGAACCGATGGAGAGTTACAACATTTTCTAGTATTGTCAGGGCAACCATAACTACGTGTTTTGTCTTGATAAATATTTCCCTACGTAGTAGTCTTTTTCTTTGAGCAATTGTTTACGGATCAATGACCACTtcttcaacattttttttaatagaaaaatTCTTTGATTTCTTACTTTTGGACTAAGAACGCAAACGAAGTGACATAAGCGATGACCCACATGCACTTATTGGATTTTACAATTATTTTTTCCCAGATGGCCTGAAACTTGTGTTATATACTTGGT
This portion of the Phoenix dactylifera cultivar Barhee BC4 chromosome 11, palm_55x_up_171113_PBpolish2nd_filt_p, whole genome shotgun sequence genome encodes:
- the LOC103720433 gene encoding WRKY transcription factor 72A, encoding MDMSPRPSSCKHDNSNTNSQDNQLESINAEMGEAREENERLKAFLAQMAKDYQSLQMHFLDIVQKEHPKKPAETSSTLEDVEEPELVSLSLGASAGRSRKEEEKRKTNEGLTLGLHYKIDGSSSSRSEPPSNLNPDGSFEEPQEEDTGEPWPPNKTIESSRNGEDVVLPQPPVKRARVSVRARCHAPTMNDGCQWRKYGQKTAKGNPCPRAYYRCTVAPACPVKKQVQRCAEDTSILITTYEGEHNHPLPMSAAAMASTTLAAASMAISGSSTSGPAFGSPVSSTTTSTANLHGFSLHPPNPSIHYSSPYHPTITIDLTAPSSTPHVNFSSNIIDSSSYSSTSLNSSSSASNTVPASWGDGSSSYGAQPCNKSHTGSLNLGRQTPDSFFQSYLRRATSPTPGGQHFLTDTIAKAIVSDPRFRSSLAAAISSHVGSRGAQES